A window of Salvelinus sp. IW2-2015 unplaced genomic scaffold, ASM291031v2 Un_scaffold2404, whole genome shotgun sequence contains these coding sequences:
- the LOC112073876 gene encoding type-1 angiotensin II receptor-like, producing MMENFTAVGAVTTETEGIHLNCSMSGRHNFIFTLIPVVYGCNFVIGMVGNSMVVAVIYRYMKLKTVPNVFVLNLAISDLTFLITLPMWATFTATGYQWPFGGFLCKASAGLVMFNLYSSIFFLTALSIDRYLAIVHPVRSRQRRTVLYARITCVLVWLFALLLSVPTALTRDLMHITNYNITTCGVLHPEGSRHLLLIISLMKSILGFLFPFLIIITCYCLIGQALVRARSIQKTTRSRDDEVLRMLAAAVLAFFLCWAPHQVFHFMELLAQLKVVTNCVMVDVIDTAMPFTICIAFLNSCVNPILYGFVGQNFRKNLFLLLRCSSVGLAGTHPSISSKMSALSYRPSEALHLTNKNNV from the exons ATGATGGAGAACTTTACGGCTGTTGGAGCAGTGACCACAGAGACAGAAGGTATCCATCTGAACTGCAGCATGTCCGGGAGGCACAACTTCATCTTCACCCTGATCCCGGTAGTGTACGGCTGTAACTTTGTCATCGGCATGGTGGGgaacagcatggtggtggcggtgATCTACCGTTACATGAAGCTGAAGACAGTGCCCAACGTGTTCGTCCTCAACCTAGCCATCTCAGACCTTACCTTCCTGATCACCCTGCCCATGTGGGCCACCTTCACAGCCACAGGCTACCAGTGGCCCTTCGGTGGGTTCCTGTGTAAGGCCAGCGCTGGACTGGTTATGTTCAACCTCTACAGCTCCATCTTCTTCCTCACCGCGCTCAGCATCGACCGCTATCTGGCCATCGTCCACCCGGTGAGGTCGCGGCAGCGCCGTACTGTGCTCTACGCCCGTATCACCTGCGTCCTGGTTTGGCTCTTCGCCCTCCTGCTGTCCGTCCCCACGGCCCTGACCAGAGACCTGATGCACATCACCAACTACAACATCACCACGTGTGGCGTGCTGCACCCTGAG GGCTCCAGgcacctcctcctcatcatcagccTGATGAAGAGCATCCTTGGGTTCCTGtttcccttcctcatcatcatcacctgcTACTGCCTGATTGGTCAAGCCCTGGTCAGGGCGAGGAGCATCCAGAAGACCACCCGGTCGAGAGACGATGAGGTGTTGAGGATGCTGGCGGCGGCTGTTCTAGCTTTCTTCCTGTGTTGGGCGCCCCACCAG GTATTCCACTTCATGGAGCTCCTGGCCCAGCTAAAGGTTGTAACTAACTGTGTGATGGTGGACGTCATCGACACGGCCATGCCCTTCACCATCTGCATCGCATTTCTcaacag CTGTGTCAATCCCATCCTCTACGGCTTCGTGGGACAGAACTTCAGAAAGAACCTGTTTCTACTGCTCCGCTGCTCCTCCGTTGGCCTGGCCGGGacacatccctccatctcctctaagATGTCCGCCCTGTCCTACCGCCCCTCTGAGGCCCTGCACCTCACCAACAAGAACAATGTCTGA